From a region of the Corallococcus coralloides DSM 2259 genome:
- a CDS encoding glycoside hydrolase family 26 protein, translated as MHPRLHRLFFSVTSSLAVMSTLCAGMTASADPLTGVYRGEVYSQPNAVNAYSTWLGFDVRMGQGHQAKDSWGNIENPGWQLGAWRTWVKAKPGRRFNYSVAMFPSGQGTLASCAAGAYDPRFKNLASNLVAHELQGTIIRLGWEFSGNWMPWYSGNGQQANFAACFRRIVTAMRTQQPNAGFEFDWNPNYDISAADLSATYPGDAYVDYIGLDMYDQGWNGAYPIPAGCTGSCALTRWQSVWNAQFGPALTKFKTFAQSHNKRLSVPEWGVNDAATNGGGDDTYYVQQMLAFIFDPANNVGYHSYFDIQAPDGHHQLSSADANGGNTFVTEFPNAAAAFKAFYANQNPQQPAQLSTTKATVSPATVTRGQSFNVTGTVTSSTARTLVVKYEIRNATGSALATSTQYTNQTFTAGQTRGYTSVFVIPTSLSAGTYRVDTLVYTADWSQTLLYRNDTTFNAN; from the coding sequence ATGCATCCGCGGCTCCATCGCTTGTTCTTCTCCGTCACCTCCTCCCTGGCCGTGATGTCCACGCTGTGCGCAGGAATGACTGCTTCAGCGGATCCGCTGACGGGCGTGTACCGGGGCGAGGTGTATTCGCAGCCGAACGCGGTGAACGCGTACTCCACCTGGCTGGGTTTCGACGTGAGGATGGGGCAGGGGCATCAGGCGAAGGACTCGTGGGGCAACATCGAGAACCCGGGCTGGCAGCTGGGCGCGTGGCGCACCTGGGTGAAGGCGAAGCCAGGGCGGCGCTTCAACTACTCGGTGGCGATGTTCCCCAGCGGGCAGGGCACGCTCGCGTCGTGCGCGGCGGGTGCGTATGACCCGCGCTTCAAGAACCTGGCGTCCAACCTGGTGGCCCATGAGCTCCAGGGCACCATCATCCGGCTGGGCTGGGAGTTCAGCGGCAACTGGATGCCCTGGTACTCCGGCAACGGCCAGCAGGCGAACTTCGCCGCGTGCTTCCGCCGCATCGTGACGGCCATGCGCACGCAGCAGCCGAACGCGGGCTTCGAGTTCGACTGGAACCCGAACTACGACATCTCCGCCGCGGACCTGAGCGCCACGTACCCGGGCGACGCGTACGTCGACTACATCGGCCTGGACATGTACGACCAGGGCTGGAACGGCGCCTATCCGATTCCGGCGGGCTGCACGGGCTCATGCGCGCTCACGCGGTGGCAGTCGGTGTGGAACGCGCAGTTCGGTCCGGCGCTGACGAAGTTCAAGACCTTCGCCCAATCCCACAACAAGCGGCTGTCCGTGCCGGAGTGGGGCGTCAACGACGCGGCCACGAACGGCGGCGGGGATGACACGTACTACGTGCAGCAGATGCTGGCGTTCATCTTCGACCCGGCGAACAACGTGGGCTACCACTCGTACTTCGACATCCAGGCGCCGGACGGCCACCACCAACTGTCCAGCGCGGACGCCAACGGCGGCAACACCTTCGTCACCGAGTTCCCCAACGCGGCGGCGGCCTTCAAGGCCTTCTACGCGAACCAGAACCCGCAGCAGCCCGCGCAGCTCTCCACCACGAAGGCCACGGTGAGCCCGGCGACGGTGACGCGTGGCCAGTCCTTCAACGTGACGGGCACCGTGACGTCCTCCACCGCGCGCACGCTGGTGGTGAAGTATGAGATCCGCAACGCGACCGGCTCCGCGCTGGCGACGTCCACGCAGTACACGAACCAGACGTTCACGGCGGGGCAGACGCGCGGGTACACGTCCGTGTTCGTCATCCCCACGTCGCTGAGCGCGGGCACCTACCGCGTGGACACGCTCGTCTACACGGCGGACTGGTCGCAGACGCTGCTGTACCGCAACGACACGACGTTCAATGCGAACTGA
- a CDS encoding AraC family transcriptional regulator: MPPDGKTDVVSDVLETLRFKTLLFGRFELGAPWAVRLPRKANASFYVVARGSLRLQVEGTAKPVFLSAGDVVLLPRAPAHVLDDGGRRTPAASDFVPSQLLRPPSTRLGGTGPLTTLITGCFQFGADPSHPLLRAFPSIIRLSTQEGQGTPSLAASVQLITAETALPGPGSALVLGRLADVLLVHALRAQTALGGGGPAGWKALADPAVGNALALMHEQPGTPWTLEQLARAVGVSRSGFAARFHALVGETPLHYLSNWRMIRAARWLRESTDSLDTIAERAGYESGPAFSKAFKRRWGVGPGAYRRAPVDSVARASDFSASHGAGRQ; this comes from the coding sequence ATGCCTCCGGACGGAAAGACCGACGTGGTCTCCGACGTGCTGGAGACGCTGCGGTTCAAGACGCTGCTCTTCGGCCGCTTCGAGCTGGGCGCGCCCTGGGCGGTGCGCCTGCCCCGCAAGGCCAACGCGTCCTTCTACGTGGTGGCGCGCGGAAGCCTGCGCCTCCAGGTGGAGGGCACGGCGAAGCCGGTGTTCCTGTCCGCCGGAGACGTGGTGCTGCTGCCCCGGGCGCCCGCGCACGTGCTGGATGACGGTGGCCGCCGCACCCCTGCCGCGAGCGACTTCGTCCCGTCGCAGCTGCTCCGCCCACCCTCCACACGGCTGGGGGGAACCGGGCCGCTCACCACGCTCATCACCGGCTGCTTCCAGTTCGGCGCGGACCCCTCGCATCCGCTGCTGCGGGCCTTCCCCTCCATCATCCGCCTGTCGACACAGGAGGGGCAGGGGACGCCCTCGCTCGCCGCGAGCGTGCAGCTCATCACCGCGGAGACCGCCCTGCCGGGGCCGGGCAGCGCGCTGGTGCTGGGCCGGCTGGCGGACGTGCTGCTCGTCCACGCGCTGCGGGCCCAGACGGCGCTCGGGGGAGGGGGCCCGGCGGGATGGAAGGCATTGGCGGATCCCGCGGTCGGGAACGCGCTCGCGCTGATGCACGAACAGCCCGGCACTCCATGGACGTTGGAGCAGCTGGCTCGGGCCGTGGGCGTGTCGCGCTCCGGGTTCGCCGCGCGCTTCCACGCGCTGGTGGGGGAGACGCCGCTGCACTACCTGTCCAACTGGCGGATGATCCGCGCCGCGCGCTGGCTGCGTGAGTCCACCGACAGCCTGGACACCATCGCGGAGCGTGCTGGCTATGAAAGCGGGCCCGCCTTCAGCAAGGCCTTCAAGCGCCGCTGGGGCGTGGGGCCCGGAGCCTATCGGCGTGCGCCCGTGGACAGCGTGGCTCGCGCGTCAGACTTCAGCGCGAGCCACGGGGCTGGGCGTCAGTAA
- a CDS encoding nuclear transport factor 2 family protein — translation MDRTSPDLVRLMDAHLALIATDVERWLALFADDAVVEFPYAPSLGSPSRLEGIQAIRAYFAPITTHFQGLTFTNVQRYPGVDSTTGWMEVRGTATLQPGNIPYAQDYVMRVQVRDGRIVHYREYWNPLAAPRGTFESFTREQA, via the coding sequence ATGGACCGCACTTCCCCTGACCTGGTCCGGCTGATGGACGCGCACCTCGCGCTCATCGCCACGGACGTCGAGCGCTGGCTGGCGCTCTTCGCGGACGACGCCGTCGTCGAGTTCCCCTACGCCCCCTCGCTCGGCAGTCCGTCGCGGCTGGAGGGCATCCAGGCCATCCGCGCCTACTTCGCGCCCATCACCACGCACTTCCAGGGGCTCACCTTCACGAACGTCCAGCGCTACCCGGGCGTGGATTCAACGACGGGCTGGATGGAGGTGCGCGGCACGGCGACGCTGCAGCCCGGGAACATCCCCTACGCACAGGACTACGTGATGCGGGTGCAGGTGCGCGACGGCCGCATCGTGCACTACCGCGAGTACTGGAACCCGCTGGCCGCGCCCCGCGGCACCTTCGAGTCCTTCACCCGGGAGCAGGCATGA
- a CDS encoding NmrA family NAD(P)-binding protein, producing the protein MTRVLVIGAAGNTGRPIAQGLTAEGVTVRTATRDTRPPVTAAEHVRFDWADPSTHEAAFEGVDRMYALAPALVEDPSVLMISVLKRALAGGVRRVVLLSASAVPEEGPGLGQVHHFLRTHAPEWAVLQPSWFMQNFISPGHHHAVSIQRDGALVTATGQGRVGFVDAGDIAAVGVRALADAASHDTAHVITGPQALSYDDLAAILSRVSGRPIRHVHATPEEAQRHLQASGMPEIYARFLTLLDTSIRDGAENRVTDTVLRVTGRPPRDFESFVRAHPNVWH; encoded by the coding sequence ATGACCCGCGTCCTCGTCATCGGAGCCGCCGGCAACACGGGCCGTCCCATCGCGCAAGGGCTCACGGCGGAGGGCGTCACGGTGCGCACCGCCACGCGCGACACACGGCCGCCCGTCACCGCCGCCGAACACGTGCGCTTCGACTGGGCGGATCCGTCCACGCATGAGGCCGCGTTCGAAGGCGTGGACCGGATGTACGCCCTGGCACCCGCATTGGTGGAGGATCCGTCCGTCCTCATGATCTCCGTCCTGAAGCGCGCGCTGGCGGGCGGCGTGCGGCGGGTCGTCCTGCTCTCCGCGTCCGCCGTGCCGGAGGAGGGCCCGGGGCTGGGACAGGTGCACCACTTCCTGCGCACGCATGCGCCAGAGTGGGCCGTGCTCCAGCCGTCATGGTTCATGCAGAACTTCATCAGCCCCGGCCACCACCATGCGGTCAGCATCCAGCGCGACGGCGCACTGGTGACCGCCACCGGCCAGGGCCGGGTGGGCTTCGTGGACGCGGGGGACATCGCGGCGGTGGGCGTCCGGGCGCTGGCGGATGCCGCGTCCCATGACACCGCGCACGTCATCACCGGGCCCCAGGCGCTGAGCTACGACGACCTCGCGGCCATCCTGTCCCGGGTGTCGGGCCGCCCCATCCGGCACGTGCACGCGACGCCGGAGGAGGCTCAGCGGCACCTTCAGGCCTCCGGCATGCCGGAGATCTACGCGCGCTTCCTCACGCTGCTCGATACGTCCATCCGGGACGGCGCGGAGAACCGCGTGACGGACACCGTGCTCCGGGTCACCGGCCGGCCCCCTCGCGACTTTGAATCCTTCGTCCGGGCCCACCCGAACGTCTGGCATTGA
- a CDS encoding agmatine deiminase family protein encodes MTRRLLWMFFAAWSIGCGQVVEEASPQGPSNRYAQQQALRASQEATTPSRSYQWECIPQRYGFTPSPDGVRFPAESESDGGLLLAFRGPGCGPPEQTALALTAAGHLPVHVLAAASLHPTVRDCLTQAGATEEQQRGIDLVDVEVEDVWVRDFGPDIVAGPQGERRFVDMVYFPMAVRQCSTLEVDHLDRVPDDLARRWSVPVDRPALVLSGGNLLTDGAGRCFRARDATNRQNCFAGWCYSEAETDAVIGRSHGCDVVTLESMQGNVIDHIDMWMTVLSPKTVLVGRYDVRDDALNAAILDRNARRLADLGYDVVRIPMPTPYCQDDGSTCMGTPERVRECDGTNTRVWATYLNSIRLGDVLAVPVYRWVPPSQAWRHHGQEREALATYQWALDREFGAGAVKVVPIPSDTLIPCQGSLHCITKTFPKSSQ; translated from the coding sequence GTGACGAGGCGACTGCTCTGGATGTTCTTCGCGGCGTGGAGCATCGGCTGTGGACAGGTTGTGGAAGAGGCGTCCCCCCAGGGCCCGAGCAACCGCTACGCGCAACAGCAGGCCCTGCGCGCCAGCCAGGAAGCGACGACGCCTTCCCGGTCCTATCAATGGGAGTGCATCCCGCAGCGCTACGGCTTCACCCCGTCTCCCGATGGCGTGCGCTTCCCAGCGGAGTCCGAGTCCGACGGCGGACTGCTCCTCGCCTTTCGTGGTCCGGGGTGCGGTCCTCCCGAGCAGACGGCGCTGGCGCTCACCGCGGCAGGGCACCTCCCCGTGCACGTGCTCGCGGCCGCGTCGCTCCACCCGACGGTGCGCGACTGCCTGACCCAGGCGGGCGCGACCGAGGAGCAACAACGGGGCATCGACCTGGTGGACGTGGAGGTCGAGGACGTGTGGGTCCGCGACTTCGGTCCGGACATCGTGGCCGGGCCCCAGGGGGAACGCAGGTTCGTGGACATGGTCTACTTCCCCATGGCCGTCCGTCAGTGCTCCACCCTCGAGGTGGACCATCTCGACCGTGTGCCAGACGACCTGGCCCGCCGCTGGAGCGTCCCGGTGGACCGGCCCGCCCTGGTGCTGTCCGGAGGCAACCTGCTGACGGACGGCGCCGGCCGCTGCTTCCGCGCCCGGGACGCCACCAACCGGCAGAACTGCTTCGCGGGCTGGTGCTACAGCGAGGCGGAGACGGACGCGGTCATCGGCCGCAGCCATGGCTGTGACGTCGTCACCCTGGAGTCGATGCAGGGCAACGTCATCGACCACATCGACATGTGGATGACGGTGCTGTCCCCCAAGACCGTGCTCGTGGGCCGCTACGACGTGCGCGACGACGCCCTCAACGCCGCCATCCTGGACCGCAACGCGCGGCGGCTCGCGGACCTGGGCTACGACGTCGTGCGCATCCCCATGCCCACTCCCTACTGCCAGGACGACGGCAGCACCTGCATGGGAACGCCGGAGCGCGTCCGCGAGTGTGATGGCACCAACACGCGCGTCTGGGCCACGTACCTCAACTCCATCCGCCTGGGGGACGTGCTGGCCGTGCCCGTGTACCGCTGGGTCCCACCCTCCCAGGCCTGGCGGCACCACGGCCAGGAGCGGGAGGCCCTGGCCACCTACCAGTGGGCGCTGGACCGCGAGTTCGGGGCGGGCGCGGTGAAGGTCGTGCCCATCCCCTCGGACACCCTCATCCCCTGCCAGGGCTCCCTGCACTGCATCACGAAGACGTTCCCGAAGTCGTCCCAGTGA
- a CDS encoding methylmalonyl-CoA mutase family protein, whose product MADVPLTAADFPPPSVEEWRRLVDKDLKGKPFTVLQSPLEGGLSLQPLYTPQDAPAPSEPPGVAPYVRGTQPLGHTEGGWLLCQEYAGPDVAATADALRDDLERGTQGVWLLLDAPHGLDVKDEATLARLLQHVPLERTPVHLEPTADVLRPASLLLEVLAKKAGAAKQALRGSLGIDPIAALARHGAAKVDVARTLTEAAPLITSLLKDAPGLRALLVSSRPWADAGATSVHELAWSIATGVEYLRELERAGVSPGEAARSMQFALSVGGQFFPEIAKLRAARLLWSKVVAASGGAPESQAMALHARTASATKTRRDPWVNILRGTAESFAAVVAGADSVSTAPFDEPLGTPDEQSRRLARNTQLILRDESSLNRVADPAGGSYYLEQLTGEFARAAWTELQRIEALGGISRAIAQGDMARVLTETRTARDKAVRTRKLPIVGVSEFPHLHEAPVQREARPAAPARAEGAITPPQPVRVAEAFESLRDASDRYHAAHGVRPRAFMANLGTVAEHTARSTWISNVLAVGGIEPHEHHGFADANAAAELFAKAGTTLAVISGPDALYPEAVPAYVAALKAKGARTVAVAGRPGDHEAAFRAAGVDLFLYAGADLFQLLKTLHTHLGVA is encoded by the coding sequence ATGGCTGACGTGCCTCTTACCGCAGCGGACTTCCCGCCCCCTTCCGTCGAGGAGTGGCGCCGGCTGGTGGACAAGGACCTCAAGGGCAAGCCCTTCACGGTGCTCCAGTCGCCCCTGGAGGGCGGCCTGTCCCTCCAGCCCCTCTACACGCCCCAGGACGCCCCGGCGCCCTCGGAGCCGCCGGGCGTCGCCCCCTACGTGCGCGGCACCCAGCCCCTGGGCCACACCGAGGGCGGATGGCTCCTGTGCCAGGAGTACGCGGGCCCGGACGTGGCCGCGACCGCCGACGCGCTCCGCGATGACCTGGAGCGCGGCACGCAGGGTGTGTGGCTGCTGCTGGACGCGCCCCACGGCCTGGACGTGAAGGACGAGGCCACGCTGGCGCGGCTGCTTCAGCACGTGCCGCTGGAGCGCACGCCGGTGCACCTGGAGCCGACCGCGGACGTGCTGCGGCCCGCGTCCCTGCTGCTGGAGGTGCTGGCGAAGAAGGCCGGCGCCGCGAAGCAGGCCCTGCGCGGCAGCCTGGGCATCGACCCCATCGCGGCGCTCGCACGTCACGGCGCCGCGAAGGTGGACGTGGCCCGCACGCTGACGGAGGCCGCGCCCCTCATCACGTCGCTGCTCAAGGACGCGCCGGGCCTGCGCGCGCTGCTCGTGTCGTCGCGTCCCTGGGCGGACGCGGGCGCCACGTCCGTGCATGAGCTGGCGTGGAGCATCGCCACCGGCGTGGAGTACCTGCGTGAGCTGGAGCGCGCGGGCGTGTCGCCGGGCGAGGCCGCGCGGTCCATGCAGTTCGCCCTGTCCGTGGGCGGGCAGTTCTTCCCGGAGATCGCGAAGCTGCGCGCGGCGCGGCTGCTCTGGTCCAAGGTCGTCGCCGCTTCGGGCGGCGCGCCGGAGTCGCAGGCCATGGCGCTGCACGCGCGCACGGCCAGCGCCACCAAGACGCGGCGCGACCCGTGGGTGAACATCCTGCGCGGCACCGCGGAGTCCTTCGCCGCCGTCGTCGCGGGCGCGGACAGCGTGAGCACCGCCCCCTTCGACGAGCCCCTGGGCACGCCCGACGAGCAGAGCCGGCGCCTCGCGCGCAACACGCAGCTCATCCTGCGCGACGAGTCCAGCCTCAACCGTGTCGCGGACCCCGCGGGCGGCAGCTACTACCTGGAGCAGCTCACCGGCGAGTTCGCCCGCGCGGCCTGGACGGAGCTCCAGCGCATCGAAGCGCTGGGCGGCATCTCCCGCGCCATCGCGCAGGGCGACATGGCCCGCGTGCTCACGGAGACGCGCACCGCGCGCGACAAGGCCGTGCGCACGCGCAAGCTCCCCATCGTGGGCGTCAGCGAGTTCCCCCACCTCCACGAGGCCCCCGTGCAGCGCGAGGCCCGTCCGGCAGCGCCCGCTCGGGCCGAAGGCGCCATCACCCCGCCCCAGCCCGTGCGCGTGGCGGAGGCCTTCGAGTCCCTGCGCGACGCGAGCGACCGCTACCACGCGGCGCACGGCGTCCGGCCTCGCGCCTTCATGGCCAACCTGGGCACCGTGGCGGAGCACACCGCGCGCTCCACGTGGATTTCCAACGTGCTCGCCGTGGGCGGCATCGAGCCCCACGAGCACCACGGCTTCGCGGACGCGAACGCCGCCGCGGAGCTGTTCGCGAAGGCTGGCACGACGCTCGCCGTCATCTCCGGTCCGGATGCCCTCTACCCGGAGGCGGTGCCCGCGTATGTCGCGGCCCTCAAGGCGAAGGGCGCCCGCACGGTCGCCGTCGCGGGCCGGCCCGGTGACCACGAGGCCGCCTTCCGCGCGGCCGGCGTGGACCTGTTCCTCTACGCGGGAGCGGACCTGTTCCAGCTCCTGAAGACGCTGCACACGCACCTGGGAGTGGCCTGA
- the scpA gene encoding methylmalonyl-CoA mutase has product MRPTVPDFSRVAFDAPETQTPASVLEAQRAKASQAAAAAERWDTPEGIPVKPLYTREDLEGVAHLGSLPGLPPFVRGPYSTMYVQQPWTVRQYAGFSTAEASNAFYRRNLAAGQKGLSIAFDLATHRGYDSDHPRVAGDVGMAGVAIDSIKDMRILFDRIPLDQMSVSMTMNGAVLPVLALYVVAAEEQGVKPEQLSGTIQNDILKEFMVRNTYIYPPGPSMRIIGDIFKFTAERMPRFNSISISGYHMQEAGATQDLELGYTLADGVEYVRAGLAAGLGVDAFAPRLSFFWAIGMNFFMEVAKMRAARLLWARLIKGFNPKSDKSLALRTHCQTSGWSLTAQDVYNNVVRTCVEAMAATQGHTQSLHTNSLDEAIALPTDFSARIARNTQLYLQLESGTTRVIDPWGGSYYVERLTHELAQKAWGHIQEVEALGGMTKAIEAGLPKLRIEEAAARTQARIDSGRQAIIGVNKYPPERPDNIEILKVDNSAVREAQIARLRELRAERNAEEVRRRLDALTEAGRRNEGNLLALAIDAARAKATVGEISDALEKVFGRYEATVRGVTGVYSAEAGQAQGIAEARAKADDFLARFGRRPRILIAKMGQDGHDRGQKVIATAFADLGFDVDIGPLFQTPEESARQAVENDVHVVGASSLAAGHLTLVPQLKHALKALGREDIMVVVGGVIPPQDYDALRAAGAAAIFGPGTVIAKAAIELLDKLAAEQEAA; this is encoded by the coding sequence ATGCGCCCCACCGTTCCGGACTTCTCCCGCGTCGCCTTCGACGCCCCCGAAACCCAGACGCCCGCGTCCGTGCTGGAAGCGCAGCGCGCGAAGGCGAGCCAGGCCGCGGCCGCCGCCGAACGCTGGGACACGCCCGAGGGCATCCCGGTCAAGCCGCTCTACACCCGCGAGGACCTGGAGGGCGTGGCGCACCTGGGCTCGCTGCCGGGCCTGCCGCCCTTCGTGCGCGGCCCCTACTCCACCATGTACGTGCAGCAGCCGTGGACGGTGCGCCAGTACGCGGGCTTCTCCACGGCCGAGGCGTCCAACGCCTTCTACCGCCGCAACCTCGCGGCAGGGCAAAAGGGCCTGTCCATCGCGTTCGACCTGGCCACGCACCGCGGCTACGACAGCGACCACCCGCGCGTCGCGGGTGACGTGGGCATGGCGGGCGTCGCCATCGACTCCATCAAGGACATGCGCATCCTGTTCGACCGCATCCCGCTCGACCAGATGAGCGTGTCGATGACGATGAACGGCGCCGTCCTCCCCGTGCTCGCGCTCTACGTGGTCGCGGCCGAGGAACAGGGCGTGAAGCCCGAGCAGCTCAGCGGGACCATCCAGAACGACATCCTCAAGGAGTTCATGGTCCGCAACACGTACATCTATCCGCCCGGTCCCTCGATGCGCATCATCGGGGACATCTTCAAGTTCACGGCGGAGCGGATGCCGCGCTTCAACAGCATCAGCATCAGCGGCTATCACATGCAGGAGGCCGGCGCGACGCAGGACCTGGAGCTGGGCTACACGCTCGCGGACGGCGTGGAGTACGTGCGGGCGGGCCTCGCCGCCGGCCTGGGCGTGGACGCGTTCGCCCCGCGCCTGTCGTTCTTCTGGGCCATTGGAATGAACTTCTTCATGGAGGTGGCCAAGATGCGCGCGGCCCGCCTCCTCTGGGCCCGCCTCATCAAGGGCTTCAATCCCAAGAGCGACAAGAGCCTGGCGCTGCGCACCCATTGCCAGACGTCCGGCTGGAGCCTCACCGCGCAGGACGTCTACAACAACGTCGTGCGCACCTGCGTGGAGGCCATGGCCGCGACGCAGGGCCACACCCAGAGCCTGCACACCAACTCGCTGGACGAAGCCATCGCGCTGCCCACGGACTTCAGCGCGCGCATCGCCCGCAACACGCAGCTGTACCTCCAGCTGGAGAGCGGCACCACGCGCGTCATCGACCCGTGGGGCGGCAGCTACTACGTGGAGCGCCTCACCCACGAGCTGGCCCAGAAGGCCTGGGGCCACATCCAGGAGGTGGAGGCGCTGGGCGGCATGACCAAGGCCATTGAAGCCGGCCTGCCCAAGCTGCGCATCGAAGAGGCCGCCGCGCGCACGCAGGCGCGCATCGACTCCGGACGCCAGGCCATCATCGGCGTGAACAAGTACCCGCCGGAGCGCCCGGACAACATCGAAATCCTCAAGGTGGACAACTCCGCCGTGCGCGAGGCGCAGATTGCCCGCCTGCGCGAGCTGCGCGCGGAGCGCAACGCGGAGGAGGTCCGCCGCCGCCTGGACGCGCTCACGGAAGCCGGCCGCCGCAACGAGGGCAACCTGCTGGCACTGGCCATCGACGCGGCGCGGGCGAAGGCCACCGTGGGCGAAATCAGCGACGCCCTGGAGAAAGTTTTCGGGCGCTACGAGGCCACCGTGCGCGGGGTGACGGGCGTGTACTCAGCGGAAGCGGGACAGGCGCAGGGCATCGCGGAGGCGCGGGCGAAGGCGGATGACTTCCTGGCGCGCTTCGGCCGCCGGCCGCGCATCCTCATCGCGAAGATGGGCCAGGACGGCCACGACCGCGGGCAGAAGGTCATCGCCACCGCGTTCGCGGACCTGGGCTTCGACGTGGACATTGGCCCGCTGTTCCAGACGCCGGAGGAGTCCGCGCGCCAGGCGGTGGAGAACGACGTGCACGTAGTGGGCGCTTCGTCGCTGGCCGCGGGCCACCTCACGCTGGTGCCGCAGCTCAAGCACGCCCTCAAGGCCCTGGGCCGCGAGGACATCATGGTCGTGGTGGGCGGTGTCATCCCGCCGCAGGACTACGACGCGCTTCGCGCCGCGGGCGCCGCCGCCATCTTCGGCCCGGGCACCGTCATCGCGAAGGCCGCCATCGAACTGCTCGACAAGCTGGCCGCCGAGCAGGAGGCGGCGTGA
- the meaB gene encoding methylmalonyl Co-A mutase-associated GTPase MeaB produces the protein MKLLPADTYVDGVRAGDRAVLARAITLVESEHPKHAGLAQEVLTRLLPHTGRSRRVGISGVPGVGKSTFIDALGMHLVGSGHKVAVLAIDPSSSITGGSILGDKTRMYRLAREQAAYIRPSPSSGTLGGVARKTRETLLLCEAAGFDVVLVETVGVGQSETVVADLVDFYLVLMLAGAGDELQGIKRGILEVADMVAINKADGDNLPRATRARAEYRAALHLMRPGAEPVVTTCSAMEGTGIDTLWASVVDVLAKREASGDLSHRRTQQQVGWMWAMVNDGLRAALRAHPEVAALVPVLEQAVREGRATPTSAALRVLGAFLP, from the coding sequence GTGAAGCTGCTGCCCGCGGACACCTACGTGGACGGCGTGCGCGCGGGCGACAGGGCGGTGCTCGCGCGCGCCATCACCCTGGTGGAGAGCGAGCACCCGAAGCACGCCGGGCTCGCGCAGGAGGTCCTCACGCGGCTGTTGCCCCACACCGGCAGGAGCCGCCGCGTGGGCATCAGCGGCGTGCCGGGCGTGGGCAAGAGCACCTTCATCGACGCGCTGGGCATGCACCTGGTGGGCAGCGGCCACAAGGTGGCGGTGCTCGCCATCGACCCGTCCAGCAGCATCACGGGCGGCAGCATCCTGGGCGACAAGACGCGCATGTACCGGCTGGCGCGCGAGCAGGCCGCGTACATCCGCCCCAGCCCCTCCAGCGGCACGCTGGGCGGCGTGGCGCGCAAGACGCGGGAGACGCTGCTGCTCTGCGAGGCCGCGGGCTTCGACGTGGTGCTGGTGGAGACGGTGGGCGTGGGCCAGTCCGAGACGGTGGTCGCGGACCTGGTGGACTTCTACCTGGTGCTGATGCTCGCAGGCGCCGGTGACGAGCTGCAGGGCATCAAGCGCGGCATCCTGGAAGTCGCGGACATGGTGGCCATCAACAAGGCGGACGGCGACAACCTGCCGCGCGCCACGCGGGCCCGCGCGGAGTACCGCGCCGCCCTGCACCTGATGCGCCCCGGCGCGGAGCCGGTGGTCACCACGTGCAGCGCCATGGAGGGCACCGGCATCGACACGCTGTGGGCCTCCGTGGTGGACGTCCTCGCGAAGCGCGAGGCCTCCGGCGACCTTTCGCACCGGCGCACCCAGCAGCAGGTGGGCTGGATGTGGGCCATGGTGAACGACGGACTGCGAGCAGCCCTGCGGGCGCACCCCGAGGTGGCCGCCCTGGTGCCCGTCCTGGAGCAGGCCGTACGCGAAGGACGCGCGACACCTACCTCCGCCGCACTGCGTGTGCTGGGGGCATTCCTGCCCTAA